From a region of the Phaseolus vulgaris cultivar G19833 chromosome 6, P. vulgaris v2.0, whole genome shotgun sequence genome:
- the LOC137831736 gene encoding protein BONZAI 3-like, giving the protein MGGCFSDMEGGKQAVGGLGKGANAQNDAVDFFFRSQGFHQMFTQVELSLSASSLLDRDIASKSDPMVVVFAKKRDGKCEELGRTEVIMNSLNPEWIEKISVAFHFEIVQPLEFHVYDIDTKYHGIPTKTLKLGDQDFLGMASCTLSEIVTKRSRRLTLRLLEKSGNGGPRNLGEITVHAEETVASRSVVEMVLRCSRLDNKDVFSKSDPFLRISRMVESGGYIPICKTEVINDNLNPKWRPVCLGGHKFGSKENPLLIECFDFNSSGDHVLIGKMQKSVADLEKLYKERRGANFVISSTSHGKEKVLKGELFVDQYCEKEQFSFIDYVSNGFELNFMVAVDFTASNGNPLHSDSLHYIDAHGRLNSYQKAIMEVGEVIQFYDSDRRFPAWGFGGKIPDGTVSHCFNLNGSPGTSEVAGVEGIMDAYGSALRSVSLSGPTLFGPVINMAAQIAGQSLTSHNHTMYYVLLIITDGVVTDLQETINALVKKSDLPLSILIVGVGNADFKSMEVLDADNGHRLESSSGRIATRDIVQFVSMREVHSGQISVVQALLEELPEQFLSFMRSRDVKPLSQPSHFSQASTSSIQ; this is encoded by the exons ATGGGAGGGTGTTTTTCTGACATGGAAGGAGGGAAACAAGCTGTGGGAGGGTTGGGGAAAGGCGCCAATGCGCAAAACGACGCCGTCGATTTCTTCTTCAGGTCTCAAGGGTTTCATCAAATGTTCACACAAGTTGAG TTATCTCTTTCAGCATCCAGCTTACTTGATCGCGACATTGCATCAAag aGTGATCCCATGGTTGTagtatttgcaaagaaaagaGATGGCAAATGTGAAGAATTAGGTCGCACAGAAGTAATTATGAATTCTTTGAATCCAGAGTGGATAGAGAAAATTAGTGTTGCATTTCACTTCGAAATTGTGCAACCACTTGA ATTTCATGTGTATGACATTGATACAAAATATCATGGCATTCCCACCAAG ACACTAAAACTGGGAGATCAAGACTTCCTTGGAATGGCCAGTTGCACTTTATCAGAG ATAGTGACTAAACGAAGTAGGAGGTTAACATTAAGGCTCCTAGAGAAAAGCGGGAATGGTGGTCCAAGAAACCTGGGAGAAATTACTGTTCACGCTGAGGAGACTGTTGCTTCAAGGAGTGTAGTTGAGATGGTCCTGCGTTGTTCTCGCTTGGACAACAAGGACGTTTTTTCCAAAAGT gACCCTTTTCTAAGAATATCAAGAATGGTTGAGAGTGGAGGTTATATTCCTATCTGCAAAACTGAAGTTATCAACGACAATTTAAATCCAAAATGGAGACCAGTTTGTCTTGGGGGTCACAAGTTTGGAAGTAAA GAGAATCCATTATTGATCGAGTGTTTTGATTTCAATAGCAGCGGCGATCATGTACTTATTGG CAAAATGCAGAAGTCGGTAGCAGACCTTGAAAAATTATACAAAGAGCGAAGAGGCGCAAATTTTGTCATATCATCCACAAGCCACGGAAAAGAGAAG GTTCTGAAGGGTGAACTGTTTGTGGATCAATACTGTGAAAAGGAACAGTTCAGTTTTATTGATTACGTATCAAATGGTTTTGAACTGAACTTCATGGTTGCTGTAGATTTCACTG CTTCAAATGGAAATCCTCTACATTCAGATTCCTTGCATTACATTGACGCACATGGTCGGTTAAATTCATACCAAAAG GCTATAATGGAGGTTGGAGAAGTTATTCAGTTTTATGATTCTGATAGGCGATTTCCTGCTTGGGGCTTTGGAGGGAAGATACCTGATGGTACCGTTTCCCACTGTTTTAATCTAAATGGGAGCCCAGGTACCTCTGAG GTTGCAGGAGTTGAAGGCATAATGGATGCTTATGGCAGTGCTTTGCGCAGTGTCTCTCTGTCAGGACCCACTTTATTTGGCCCAGTTATCAACATGGCCGCCCAAATAGCTGGGCAGTCCCTCACATCACACAACCACACAATGTATTATGTATTGCTTATCATCACG GATGGAGTTGTCACTGATCTTCAAGAAACAATAAATGCTCTTGTGAAAAAATCCGATCTTCCTTTATCTATTCTTATAGTTGGAGTTGGAAATGCTGACTTCAAAAGCATGGAG GTGTTGGATGCTGATAATGGACATCGGTTAGAGAGTTCTTCTGGACGTATAGCTACACGAGATATAGTACAATTTGTCTCTATGAGAGAAGTACATA GTGGACAAATATCGGTTGTGCAAGCTCTTTTAGAAGAACTACCTGAacaatttttatcttttatgcgAAGTAGAGACGTCAAACCTCTGTCACAACCTTCTCACTTCTCTCAAGCATCCACATCCTCCATTCAATAG
- the LOC137831737 gene encoding uncharacterized protein, translating into MECNKDEAVRAKQIAENKMQAGDYEGGLKFATKAQRLFPDIQNIVQILAVCDVHCAARKKLSEFDMDWYGILQTQQSADEATIKKQYRKLALLLHPDKNKSAGAEAAFKLIGEANRMLSDQCKRALYDSKIGISVGNTAAKVAPSHPNGNAGNYQNIFNSQPHAWNPYHQFENQTFWTCCSHCNTRYQYYKTILNQTLRCQQCSKSFTAHDMGNHNVPPTYWSPFNNHKESAKHASSKEASKSNGGKSHGVEEEGVSMSKCTAGVGAYSKVANSRNGHVAAGVTKAGVKVFKAKESQASTKVGCKRARQSASNDNNKAGNGKGMKDTKDQENTVDPHRKTSRKKQHVLYPETDKAGDFGSSPRRPRHHESFTTPKVEEKEVPVTGGLFSNLNPAYRATGVGGQNGETINKASEPHEETILRNKAKVEQTNVQGREVLNSDLNDRKSKANYCSPSKSNLPPNAEISCPDPDFSDFERDKAEDCFAVNQLWAIFDNDDGMPRFYALVKKVYSPFRLRITWLEADSDGLGEIRWHEAGLPIACGKFRLGDSQRTSDRFMFSHQMHCIKGSDTSTYLIYPKKGETWAIFRHWDLGWSSNPEKHLEYQFEYVEVLSDFDENVGIEVAYLGKLEGFVSLFLHTVLNSISLFCISPHEMYRFSHRIPSYKMTGAERKGVPSGSFELDPAGLPTCLFEVGDTGVAKMDGVNCSHREYSNSKVKQAKSSDSIHKSKLQESIDSERAAQILRRSPRSSQKSMVNGQASTRQFTVRKDDINIEHRGYSPPEGNAASSQTNARKVKTPQKQEKNSYDGETLKTRKLPRDLSKKDALGDASERTRCKLTANQSKNSKNVKSTNIPQLVGESVSDFKKDKTEKMFQCGQIWAIYGDRDHMPNTYAQIKKIEFTPSFRVQVSMLEPCPVPSVKRAISCGTFEVKKSKLQILSPSAFSHQLKVEPLVNNRYEIYPRKGEVWFLYEDQNYELTSSKHGRGKCNIVEVLADSEKSIQVVVLSPHNNSQTIFKAPRIQRSKTGVIEVLREEVGRFSHQIPAFQHRDNVHLMGCWELDPSSVPGSFVPIN; encoded by the coding sequence ATGGAGTGCAACAAGGATGAAGCTGTGAGGGCTAAGCAGATTGCTGAAAATAAGATGCAAGCTGGTGACTATGAAGGGGGGCTGAAATTTGCTACAAAAGCCCAAAGGCTGTTTCCTGATATTCAGAACATTGTTCAGATCCTTGCAGTTTGTGATGTTCACTGTGCTGCTCGGAAGAAACTCTCCGAGTTTGACATGGACTGGTATGGAATTCTTCAGACTCAACAGTCTGCTGATGAAGCAACCATTAAGAAACAGTATAGAAAGCTTGCACTGCTACTTCATCCTGATAAAAATAAATCCGCGGGTGCAGAGGCTGCTTTCAAGTTGATTGGTGAAGCTAACAGAATGTTAAGTGATCAATGCAAGCGGGCTCTGTATGACTCAAAGATTGGAATTTCAGTGGGAAATACAGCAGCTAAGGTCGCACCTAGTCACCCAAATGGAAATGCAGGGAATTATCAGAACATTTTTAATTCACAGCCCCATGCTTGGAATCCATATCATCAGTTTGAAAATCAGACATTCTGGACATGTTGCTCTCATTGTAATACTAGATATCAATACtacaaaactattttaaatcaGACCTTACGCTGTCAACAATGTTCTAAATCCTTTACAGCTCATGATATGGGGAACCACAATGTGCCACCAACATATTGGTCACCTTTTAATAACCACAAAGAGTCTGCAAAACATGCATCATCTAAAGAAGCATCAAAAAGCAATGGTGGAAAGTCTCATGGTGTAGAAGAGGAGGGTGTGTCCATGTCAAAATGCACTGCTGGAGTTGGTGCCTATTCTAAAGTTGCAAATAGCAGAAATGGCCACGTGGCTGCAGGAGTGACAAAGGCTGGTGTTAAAGTGTTCAAAGCCAAGGAATCACAAGCCTCAACTAAGGTTGGTTGTAAAAGAGCAAGGCAGTCAGCATCAAATGATAATAACAAAGCTGGAAATGGTAAAGGCATGAAAGATACCAAGGATCAAGAAAATACGGTTGATCCTCATAGGAAAACTTCAAGAAAAAAACAGCATGTTCTGTACCCAGAAACCGATAAAGCTGGTGATTTTGGGAGTTCACCCAGAAGGCCACGACACCATGAATCATTTACCACCCCTAAAGTAGAGGAAAAAGAAGTGCCAGTAACTGGTGGGTTGTTCAGTAACCTTAATCCAGCCTATCGTGCTACAGGTGTGGGTGGTCAGAATGGGGAGACAATAAATAAAGCAAGTGAACCACATGAAGAAACAATTTTAAGGAATAAAGCCAAAGTTGAGCAGACAAATGTGCAAGGAAGGGAGGTATTAAACTCAGATCTGAATGATAGAAAGTCTAAAGCCAACTATTGTTCTCCATCGAAGTCAAATTTGCCTCCCAATGCAGAGATTTCCTGTCCTGATCCAGATTTCAGTGATTTTGAGAGAGATAAGGCAGAGGATTGTTTTGCTGTTAATCAATTATGGGCTATTTTTGATAATGATGATGGTATGCCAAGATTCTATGCTCTCGTGAAGAAAGTGTACTCCCCTTTCAGGTTGCGGATTACGTGGCTAGAAGCTGACTCAGATGGCCTAGGTGAGATTAGGTGGCATGAAGCAGGTTTGCCCATTGCTTGTGGTAAGTTCAGACTCGGTGATTCTCAGAGAACTTCAGATCGTTTTATGTTCTCTCATCAGATGCATTGCATAAAAGGAAGTGACACTAGTACATATCTGATATATCCAAAGAAGGGAGAAACTTGGGCAATTTTCAGACATTGGGATCTTGGATGGAGTTCAAATCCAGAAAAACATTTGGAGTATCAATTTGAATATGTGGAAGTTCTATCAGATTTTGATGAAAATGTTGGCATTGAAGTTGCTTATCTTGGCAAACTGGAAGGGTTTGTTAGTCTCTTTCTGCACACTGTGTTGAATAGTATTAGCTTATTTTGTATTTCACCTCATGAAATGTACAGGTTCTCTCATCGGATTCCTTCATACAAGATGACAGGTGCTGAAAGGAAAGGTGTTCCAAGTGGATCTTTTGAACTTGATCCTGCTGGTCTGCCTACTTGTCTTTTTGAAGTCGGTGATACTGGTGTTGCGAAAATGGATGGAGTCAATTGTTCTCATCGGGAATACTCAAACTCAAAAGTTAAACAGGCAAAGTCTAGTGATAGTATTCACAAATCGAAGTTGCAAGAGAGTATTGACTCTGAAAGAGCAGCACAAATCCTCAGAAGGTCTCCAAGGTCGAGCCAAAAAAGTATGGTCAATGGCCAAGCAAGCACTAGACAATTCACGGTCAGAAAGGATGACATAAACATTGAGCACAGGGGCTACAGTCCACCAGAGGGAAACGCTGCTTCATCTCAGACTAATGCGAGGAAGGTCAAGACACCTCAGAAACAAGAGAAAAATAGTTATGATGGAGAGACATTGAAAACTCGAAAGTTGCCTAGAGATCTAAGCAAGAAAGATGCTCTAGGAGATGCATCTGAAAGGACAAGATGTAAGTTGACTGCTAATCAATCAAAAAACAGCAAAAATGTGAAGAGCACCAACATTCCTCAGTTGGTTGGAGAATCAGTTTCTGACTTTAAAAAGGATAAAACTGAAAAGATGTTTCAGTGTGGTCAGATATGGGCAATATATGGTGATAGAGATCACATGCCCAATACTTACGCCCAAATTAAGAAGATTGAATTCACTCCTAGTTTTAGAGTGCAGGTTTCCATGCTTGAACCCTGCCCAGTACCAAGTGTTAAAAGAGCAATATCTTGTGGAACCTTCGAAgttaaaaaatccaaattacagATTCTCTCTCCCTCTGCATTTTCTCATCAGTTAAAAGTTGAACCCTTGGTAAATAATCGATATGAAATTTACCCTAGAAAAGGTGAGGTTTGGTTTCTGTACGAGGATCAGAACTATGAACTGACTTCTTCAAAGCACGGCAGAGGTAAATGTAATATAGTAGAAGTATTAGCAGATAGTGAGAAGAGTATACAGGTTGTTGTTCTGTCGCCACATAACAACTCTCAGACAATTTTCAAAGCTCCCAGAATTCAGAGATCTAAAACTGGTGTAATTGAAGTATTAAGAGAAGAGGTTGGCAGGTTTTCACATCAGATTCCTGCTTTTCAGCACAGGGACAATGTGCATCTCATGGGGTGTTGGGAGCTTGATCCTTCTTCAGTTCCTGGTTCTTTTGTACCAATAAACTGA